A region of Candidatus Tiamatella incendiivivens DNA encodes the following proteins:
- a CDS encoding 4Fe-4S binding protein produces MVVITTKKVIEEIGQLNVYTLIYDSEDELEDSIISNATKDQPVLGLYSRAWENYPNIRKEIEKKGSNFYLYHPLDTLEFNYIPGIDPRHLVHAKHSALLSFMAQKALYKIRPTKTVDRRAMLTSPFKSLFDYYPAPMLIQPETCKSWKYCNACVETCPFEALSGKPPQVNLDKCTGCGLCTGSCPFGLILMPQWNIESLTYLLSIIRRYSSQPGYVVGVCNDLLAKLSKQEIRVSYPTVFVNVECPGWFSDYHILASASKGFQVLVYCSGEEINSCGSREMFEPRLRNMEPLGTLPKILIQPSELAEALSKPPTIKILEEDYSVVKEKTDAYKILSALGVERVKFTDPVVGLVKVDDEKCLVCDACSNLCPFRALERVNDGDETQLIFHPDRCTACGICEKTCPYDALKLDYEFNRDILKEEAHILARDEIAKCKRCGKPIGSKKHLLALERKLKESGVDEWVLEQLWLCQECKMKTLIERQLLGGSREESN; encoded by the coding sequence TTGGTTGTAATAACGACTAAGAAGGTAATAGAAGAAATCGGGCAATTAAACGTATACACCCTCATTTATGATAGTGAGGATGAGTTAGAGGACTCTATAATATCAAATGCAACTAAGGATCAGCCTGTTCTAGGATTATACTCTAGGGCATGGGAAAACTATCCTAATATCCGTAAGGAGATAGAGAAAAAGGGATCGAACTTTTATCTATATCATCCTCTGGATACACTGGAATTTAATTATATACCAGGTATAGATCCACGCCACCTTGTTCATGCGAAACACTCTGCCCTATTATCCTTCATGGCGCAGAAAGCCCTCTATAAAATTAGGCCAACAAAGACGGTGGATAGAAGAGCAATGCTGACATCCCCGTTTAAGTCATTATTTGACTACTATCCTGCTCCCATGTTAATACAGCCAGAAACCTGTAAATCATGGAAATATTGTAATGCATGTGTAGAAACATGCCCCTTCGAAGCCCTTTCAGGGAAACCCCCGCAAGTTAATCTGGATAAATGCACGGGATGCGGGTTATGCACGGGATCATGCCCGTTTGGATTAATACTTATGCCTCAATGGAACATAGAATCTCTAACCTACCTTCTTTCGATAATTCGGAGGTACTCCTCACAACCGGGTTATGTTGTTGGTGTGTGTAATGATTTACTTGCTAAGCTAAGTAAGCAAGAAATAAGAGTCAGTTACCCAACTGTTTTCGTTAACGTTGAGTGTCCAGGCTGGTTCTCAGACTATCATATACTGGCTTCAGCCTCTAAGGGATTCCAAGTATTGGTATACTGTAGTGGGGAAGAGATAAACTCTTGTGGGAGTAGGGAGATGTTTGAGCCGAGGCTAAGGAACATGGAACCGCTAGGAACCTTGCCAAAAATACTGATACAACCAAGTGAGTTAGCTGAGGCGCTGAGCAAGCCTCCTACTATAAAGATTTTGGAAGAGGATTATTCTGTTGTTAAGGAAAAAACAGACGCCTATAAGATCTTGTCTGCATTAGGGGTTGAAAGAGTAAAGTTTACAGATCCTGTTGTAGGCCTTGTGAAGGTCGATGATGAAAAATGCTTGGTATGTGATGCTTGCTCTAATCTATGCCCTTTCAGGGCGCTTGAAAGAGTAAATGATGGAGATGAAACTCAGTTAATTTTTCACCCGGATAGATGTACGGCATGCGGGATATGCGAAAAAACATGCCCATATGATGCTTTAAAGCTAGACTATGAGTTTAATAGGGATATACTGAAAGAAGAGGCGCACATATTAGCAAGAGATGAAATAGCAAAATGTAAACGCTGTGGGAAACCAATAGGATCGAAAAAGCATTTACTTGCACTGGAGAGAAAACTCAAGGAATCAGGAGTTGACGAATGGGTTCTCGAGCAACTATGGCTTTGCCAGGAATGCAAAATGAAGACACTGATTGAACGCCAATTACTCGGGGGGTCTAGAGAAGAGTCTAACTAA